A single genomic interval of Romboutsia ilealis harbors:
- a CDS encoding IS982 family transposase, with the protein MLEFNNYYIQDQKNLTDLFTNIFVIIDDIYNEIIPITVSNRRNIKDSKLSDSEIITISIVGELLTIDSEKAFFSLLKREYKNLFPKIGDRTRFNRTKRNLYWVISKIREHISLFMQSYSNNIRIVDSMPIPVCEFGRAHFSKCFKGEASYGRCPSKKQTYFGFKFHALTTIDGFLSDYIITPANVDDRNAVWDLCDKYKSISIIGDKGYVNKRLTPELKVEKDINLLFLKRGNSKDNYPKDIRQLIFKARRRIETSFSQLAEQLNLNKVKSKSMLGFITRTSIKVLAHNISFLINKLMGNEDSISKIKRLVFG; encoded by the coding sequence ATGCTAGAGTTTAATAATTATTATATCCAAGATCAAAAAAATTTAACTGATTTATTTACAAATATATTTGTAATTATAGATGATATATATAATGAGATTATACCTATAACTGTAAGTAATAGACGTAATATAAAAGATAGCAAACTTTCTGATAGTGAGATAATCACTATTAGCATAGTTGGTGAACTTTTAACTATTGATTCTGAAAAAGCATTCTTTAGTTTGCTTAAAAGGGAATATAAAAATCTATTTCCAAAGATAGGAGATAGAACGAGATTCAACAGAACTAAAAGAAACTTATATTGGGTAATATCTAAAATAAGAGAGCATATTTCTTTATTTATGCAATCTTATTCTAACAATATAAGAATTGTAGATAGTATGCCTATTCCAGTATGTGAATTTGGTAGAGCACATTTTAGTAAATGCTTTAAAGGCGAAGCCTCTTATGGTAGATGTCCTTCAAAAAAACAAACTTATTTTGGATTTAAATTTCATGCTCTTACTACAATAGATGGATTTTTATCTGATTATATTATAACTCCAGCTAATGTAGATGATAGAAATGCAGTATGGGATTTATGTGATAAATATAAATCTATTTCTATTATTGGTGATAAAGGGTATGTAAATAAAAGGCTAACGCCTGAACTGAAAGTTGAAAAGGATATAAATCTATTATTTTTAAAGCGCGGAAATAGTAAAGATAATTATCCCAAAGATATAAGACAATTGATATTTAAAGCTAGAAGAAGGATAGAAACTAGTTTTTCTCAGTTGGCAGAACAATTAAATTTGAATAAAGTAAAAAGTAAATCAATGTTAGGATTTATAACTAGAACTTCAATAAAAGTTTTAGCTCATAATATATCATTTCTAATAAACAAATTAATGGGAAATGAAGATTCTATATCTAAAATAAAAAGATTAGTATTTGGATAA
- a CDS encoding flavodoxin family protein — protein sequence MKSLVIYYSLEGDTKLIANIIKNELNSDVLELRTKKQYPNKGFKKYLWGGKSVIFKEKPKLLNKYIDISIYDKIFIGTPIWAGTYAAPFNTFFNEYKIKNKEIGLFVCHGGGRSNKCFDNLKKELKGNKIIGEIEYTNPLKNNKEENIQKTLNWIKNL from the coding sequence ATGAAGAGTTTAGTTATATATTATTCATTAGAAGGGGACACAAAACTAATTGCAAACATCATAAAAAATGAATTAAATTCAGATGTTTTAGAATTAAGAACTAAAAAACAATATCCTAATAAAGGATTTAAGAAGTACTTATGGGGTGGAAAAAGTGTAATTTTCAAAGAAAAGCCAAAACTTTTAAATAAATATATAGATATAAGTATATACGATAAAATATTTATAGGCACACCTATATGGGCGGGAACATATGCAGCTCCATTTAATACATTTTTTAATGAATATAAAATAAAAAATAAAGAAATTGGATTATTTGTATGCCATGGAGGTGGTAGATCAAATAAGTGCTTTGATAATTTAAAAAAAGAGTTAAAAGGAAATAAAATTATAGGTGAGATAGAATATACAAACCCATTAAAAAATAACAAAGAAGAAAATATACAAAAAACTTTAAACTGGATAAAAAATTTATAA
- a CDS encoding DUF3226 domain-containing protein produces the protein MRSFLFFVEGVHDINCVARILLINGFKEASNINDIPEIWRSRVPRTYPFVDNRLDRFIPIPSYFIKNNLCIAMVSANGVGNIIRDIDLYLSNMTKAELKQINGVCAIFDADQKSAKEAFDERFKKYNKDMVIKKKDFLSGSCRIRGESINMYYYFFPDNYSQGTLENFLLEGAKVVYSDLLDNVNEYLEKVNDRYKENWSKSSENKVKVGCIANIFQPGSANQISIRYDDWISEESIMYSSVIKKFYDFIIDILELN, from the coding sequence ATGAGAAGCTTTTTATTTTTTGTAGAGGGAGTTCATGATATAAATTGTGTAGCTAGAATATTATTAATAAATGGATTTAAAGAAGCTAGCAATATAAACGATATTCCAGAAATATGGAGGAGTAGAGTTCCAAGAACTTATCCCTTTGTAGATAATCGATTGGATAGATTTATACCAATACCTTCCTATTTTATAAAAAATAATCTATGTATAGCAATGGTATCAGCTAATGGAGTAGGTAATATTATCAGAGATATAGATTTATACCTTAGCAATATGACTAAGGCTGAATTAAAGCAAATAAATGGAGTATGTGCCATATTTGATGCTGATCAAAAATCTGCAAAAGAGGCTTTTGATGAAAGATTTAAAAAGTATAACAAAGATATGGTTATTAAGAAAAAGGATTTTCTAAGTGGTTCCTGTAGAATACGAGGAGAAAGTATAAATATGTATTATTATTTTTTCCCAGATAACTACTCACAAGGAACATTAGAAAACTTTTTACTTGAAGGTGCTAAGGTTGTTTATAGTGATTTATTAGATAATGTAAATGAATATTTAGAAAAGGTTAATGATAGATATAAAGAAAATTGGAGCAAATCTAGTGAGAATAAAGTTAAGGTAGGATGTATAGCAAATATATTTCAACCTGGAAGTGCTAATCAGATATCAATACGATATGATGATTGGATAAGTGAAGAAAGTATAATGTATAGCTCTGTTATAAAAAAATTTTATGATTTTATAATAGATATATTGGAGCTTAATTAA
- a CDS encoding DUF975 family protein encodes MILRSELKQNAKDQLKNNWGLAIGIIIVCTLISGIPNLLAEIDSESFAISIIIPIITLVITGPLTIGQCKFFINLANRSNPKFSDLWYGFNNMLRAIGVTLLVGVIVFIGSILFIIPGIILAFMYSQVYYIMAENPEMSIMNCLKESSRIMKGHKMDLFILELSFLGWGILMVITLGIAGLYVLPYYNATLTNFYLEIKD; translated from the coding sequence ATGATTTTACGAAGTGAGCTAAAGCAAAATGCTAAGGATCAATTAAAAAATAATTGGGGATTAGCTATAGGTATCATTATAGTATGCACATTAATATCTGGTATACCAAATCTTTTAGCTGAGATTGATAGTGAATCATTTGCTATATCTATTATAATTCCAATTATAACATTAGTTATAACTGGACCATTGACTATAGGTCAATGTAAATTTTTTATCAACTTAGCAAATAGATCAAATCCTAAGTTTTCAGATTTGTGGTATGGATTTAATAATATGCTAAGAGCTATTGGAGTTACATTATTAGTTGGGGTTATAGTTTTTATAGGAAGTATATTATTTATAATTCCAGGTATAATACTAGCTTTTATGTACTCTCAAGTATATTATATAATGGCTGAAAATCCAGAAATGTCTATAATGAATTGTTTGAAAGAAAGTTCTAGAATTATGAAAGGACATAAAATGGATCTTTTTATATTAGAATTAAGTTTTCTAGGATGGGGAATATTAATGGTAATAACTCTTGGTATTGCGGGATTATATGTATTACCTTATTACAATGCAACTTTAACTAATTTCTATCTAGAAATTAAAGACTAA
- a CDS encoding YitT family protein, producing MKKSTNNIIIEFLGLIIGCIFMGVGLNMFFKPYTIAPGGLSGLSLVISKFTGLSVSIIMLIIGIPLLVFSIKILGKKDAIKTFIGMIILSAVLKITEPLSTISATQDVLLSAISGAILLGTGLGIVFSVDGSTGGTDLIALMVNRAIPSLPVSKCLTIIDGMVVLSAGIANKDIETGLYSAIALYIIVKVIDAIISGFNYSKAFMIITENRDELKEAIVNDVNRGVTIIDGKGGYTNNDKSILLVVVNNKKQEVHLKKFIKKVDPNAFIIVSDVHEVLGEGFKSIAA from the coding sequence ATGAAAAAATCAACAAATAATATTATAATAGAATTTTTAGGACTAATAATAGGGTGTATATTTATGGGTGTTGGGCTTAATATGTTCTTTAAGCCATATACTATAGCACCGGGTGGATTAAGTGGGTTATCACTTGTAATAAGTAAATTTACAGGATTGTCTGTATCAATAATAATGCTTATTATAGGTATCCCTCTTTTAGTATTTTCTATAAAAATATTGGGGAAAAAAGATGCAATAAAAACATTTATAGGTATGATAATATTATCTGCAGTATTGAAAATTACAGAGCCATTATCAACAATATCGGCTACACAAGATGTATTATTATCAGCAATATCAGGGGCTATATTACTAGGAACTGGTTTAGGAATTGTATTTAGTGTAGACGGTTCAACTGGAGGAACAGATCTTATAGCATTAATGGTAAACAGAGCAATTCCAAGTTTACCTGTATCTAAATGTTTAACAATTATAGATGGTATGGTTGTTTTGTCAGCTGGTATAGCTAATAAAGATATAGAAACAGGATTATATTCTGCTATAGCACTTTATATAATAGTTAAGGTAATAGATGCTATTATATCTGGATTTAATTATTCCAAGGCATTTATGATTATAACAGAAAATCGAGATGAACTAAAAGAAGCTATAGTTAATGATGTAAACAGAGGTGTTACTATTATTGATGGTAAAGGTGGATATACTAATAATGATAAGAGTATCTTGTTAGTTGTTGTGAATAATAAAAAGCAAGAAGTTCACTTAAAGAAGTTTATCAAAAAAGTTGACCCTAACGCATTTATAATAGTAAGTGATGTTCATGAAGTATTAGGTGAAGGATTTAAGTCAATAGCGGCGTAA
- a CDS encoding putative periplasmic lipoprotein produces MKKIITIVLSVMLLVGCSLTKEQEIDKDQKSNLVNNIENNLESVNIDSNWNIPVKGELSGIFCGFIDNHSFELLGEDGNYYAVSILKLIDEDFSELENNKTKITIEYIIEDEGSQLTLVKIIDKN; encoded by the coding sequence ATGAAAAAAATAATTACTATAGTATTAAGTGTTATGCTTTTAGTAGGATGTAGCTTAACTAAAGAACAAGAGATAGATAAGGACCAAAAATCTAATTTAGTTAATAATATAGAAAATAACTTAGAAAGTGTAAATATAGATTCTAATTGGAACATACCAGTTAAAGGAGAGTTAAGTGGTATATTTTGTGGGTTTATAGATAATCACTCATTTGAGTTATTAGGTGAAGATGGAAATTATTATGCAGTTAGTATTTTAAAATTAATAGATGAAGATTTTAGTGAGTTAGAGAATAATAAGACAAAGATTACTATAGAGTATATTATAGAAGATGAGGGAAGTCAGCTAACATTAGTAAAAATAATTGATAAAAATTAG
- a CDS encoding RNA polymerase sigma factor has protein sequence MLSIGANISRKIININKNEISKEEFVDLVEVHKLSLYRFAKSRLKNDIEVEDAISESILKKSWMMRIVSNECYDLIKRKI, from the coding sequence GTGTTAAGTATTGGCGCCAATATAAGTAGAAAAATAATAAACATAAATAAAAATGAAATCAGTAAAGAAGAGTTTGTTGATTTAGTTGAAGTACATAAATTATCTTTATATAGATTTGCAAAAAGTAGATTAAAAAATGATATAGAAGTAGAAGATGCAATAAGTGAATCAATATTAAAGAAGTCCTGGATGATGAGAATAGTATCAAATGAATGTTATGACTTAATAAAAAGAAAAATTTGA
- a CDS encoding NifB/NifX family molybdenum-iron cluster-binding protein gives MKICVPVEVNNGLDSRPFGHFGSAPMFVVCDLESGDLSTINNGDLGHEHGMCQPIKALAGNVVDAVIVGGIGQGAISKLNSMGIRVYKAKGETIKDNLELYKENKLQEFPRNHTCSHDGCGHH, from the coding sequence ATGAAAATATGTGTACCTGTAGAAGTTAATAATGGATTAGATAGTAGACCTTTTGGCCATTTTGGTTCAGCTCCAATGTTTGTAGTATGTGATTTAGAAAGCGGTGATCTAAGTACTATAAATAATGGTGACTTAGGACATGAACATGGCATGTGCCAACCTATAAAAGCATTAGCAGGAAATGTAGTTGATGCAGTTATAGTTGGAGGGATAGGCCAAGGAGCTATATCAAAATTAAATTCAATGGGAATAAGAGTTTATAAAGCAAAAGGTGAAACTATAAAAGATAACTTAGAGTTATATAAAGAAAATAAACTTCAAGAGTTTCCAAGAAATCATACTTGCTCGCATGATGGTTGCGGACACCATTAA
- a CDS encoding IS630 family transposase, whose product MKKYLNEIKYFKEEDIVYIDETGIQGYIYREYARAVRGKKVYDKIPGKKYKRINIVAGKCVDKIISPLVYDKIMDSEFFEKWFKEMFLKEVEENKVIVMDNATFHCKSRLYELCKNANKNLKLIFLPPYSPDLNPIEKYWAVLKKKLKKIVKNNISLEETIYQLFKVN is encoded by the coding sequence ATAAAAAAATATTTAAATGAAATAAAATATTTTAAAGAAGAAGATATAGTATACATTGATGAAACAGGGATACAAGGATATATTTATAGAGAATATGCTAGAGCCGTAAGAGGTAAAAAGGTTTATGACAAAATACCTGGCAAAAAGTATAAAAGAATAAATATAGTAGCAGGAAAATGTGTAGATAAGATAATCTCTCCTTTAGTATACGATAAAATAATGGATAGTGAGTTTTTTGAAAAATGGTTCAAAGAAATGTTTTTAAAAGAAGTAGAAGAAAACAAAGTTATTGTAATGGATAATGCAACATTTCATTGTAAAAGTAGACTATATGAATTATGCAAGAATGCTAACAAAAATCTAAAATTAATATTTTTACCACCATATTCTCCAGATTTAAATCCAATAGAAAAGTACTGGGCAGTATTAAAAAAGAAGTTGAAAAAAATAGTTAAAAATAACATAAGTTTAGAAGAAACTATTTACCAACTTTTTAAAGTTAATTGA
- a CDS encoding IS3 family transposase (programmed frameshift), which translates to MSINLFTEEEIIELRKNKYVKKVSSKGITYTDEFKKIFIDENCNGKLPRIIFEECGFNIDIIGMQRVKSSANRWRTAFKNGGAAKLTDTRKYNNGRPVEKNMTLEEKYKKLEAKIKLLQAENELPKKVRHDRKESVKEEINVLSWEKYELIKATIKKYNLKNMISYLCKVADVSRSGYYKYFLVENEKLRNFKEKQDLLAKENVLKAFNYKGRKKGARQIKMVLKDKFNIIYNLKRIRRIMNKYDIICPFRRANPYRRMMKATKEHTIVPNLLNREFKQGIPGKVLLTDITYLRYKNGKKAYLSTIKDSSTNEILAHYVSDNLRLNIVLNTLKKLTLNKTLKLHSEAILHSDQGVHYTSPKFQSIVKKLGLKQSMSRRGNCWDNAPQESFFGHFKDEVILNNCSTLEQVRNEIDDYMDYYNNDRYQWNLNKMTPVQYRNHLAF; encoded by the exons ATGAGTATAAATTTATTTACAGAGGAAGAAATAATTGAATTAAGAAAAAATAAATATGTTAAAAAAGTTAGCTCGAAGGGGATTACTTATACAGATGAATTTAAAAAAATATTCATAGATGAGAACTGCAATGGTAAATTACCTAGGATAATATTTGAAGAATGTGGATTTAATATTGATATTATAGGTATGCAAAGAGTTAAATCTTCGGCAAATAGATGGCGTACAGCCTTTAAAAACGGCGGAGCTGCAAAACTTACAGATACTCGTAAATATAATAATGGTAGACCTGTTGAGAAGAATATGACATTAGAAGAAAAGTATAAAAAACTAGAAGCTAAAATAAAATTACTTCAAGCTGAAAATGAATTAC CTAAAAAAGTTAGACATGATAGAAAGGAGAGTGTTAAGGAAGAAATAAATGTATTATCTTGGGAAAAATATGAACTTATTAAAGCTACAATAAAAAAGTATAATTTAAAAAATATGATAAGTTACTTATGTAAAGTTGCCGATGTATCTCGATCTGGATACTACAAATATTTTTTAGTAGAAAATGAAAAATTAAGAAACTTTAAGGAAAAACAGGATCTCTTAGCTAAAGAAAATGTGTTGAAAGCATTTAACTACAAAGGCCGCAAAAAAGGTGCAAGGCAAATAAAAATGGTTTTAAAGGATAAATTTAATATAATATATAATTTAAAACGTATTAGAAGAATAATGAATAAATATGATATAATTTGTCCGTTTAGAAGAGCTAATCCTTATAGACGTATGATGAAAGCAACTAAAGAACATACTATCGTTCCTAATTTACTAAATAGAGAATTTAAACAAGGTATACCAGGTAAAGTATTGTTAACGGATATCACATACTTAAGATACAAAAATGGGAAAAAAGCATATTTATCAACAATAAAAGATTCATCTACAAATGAAATATTAGCTCATTATGTTTCAGATAACCTACGGTTAAATATTGTCTTAAATACACTAAAAAAACTTACATTAAATAAAACTTTAAAACTTCACAGCGAAGCTATTTTACACTCGGATCAAGGCGTACACTATACAAGCCCTAAATTTCAAAGTATAGTAAAAAAACTTGGATTAAAACAATCTATGTCTAGGAGAGGTAATTGTTGGGATAATGCTCCGCAGGAATCATTCTTTGGCCATTTCAAAGATGAAGTTATTCTTAATAATTGTAGCACTTTAGAGCAAGTAAGGAATGAAATAGATGATTATATGGATTACTATAATAATGATAGATATCAATGGAATTTAAACAAGATGACTCCTGTACAATACAGAAATCATCTTGCTTTTTAA
- a CDS encoding YjgN family protein: protein MNSRFEGSLLGLIGVNILAWGISALTFGIATPWAMCIKYKWQINNTVIEGRKLKFVGTGSSLFMNYIKWWILTIITFGIYGFWLYIKMLQWKIENTIFE, encoded by the coding sequence ATGAATTCAAGATTTGAAGGTAGTCTGTTAGGATTAATAGGCGTTAATATATTAGCTTGGGGAATAAGTGCACTAACATTTGGCATAGCAACGCCATGGGCTATGTGTATAAAATATAAGTGGCAAATAAATAATACAGTAATAGAAGGTAGAAAACTTAAGTTTGTTGGAACTGGATCAAGCTTATTTATGAACTATATAAAATGGTGGATATTAACTATAATAACTTTTGGAATATATGGATTCTGGTTATATATAAAAATGTTACAATGGAAAATTGAAAATACTATATTTGAATAA
- a CDS encoding DUF1294 domain-containing protein, whose product MIYYLIFINIVGLLSMYLDKYFAKNNMYRISEKTLFFIAIIGGSIGSIIGMYQFRHKTKHRQFTTGLPAILFIQIIILIYYK is encoded by the coding sequence ATGATTTATTATTTAATATTTATAAATATAGTTGGCTTATTATCAATGTATTTGGATAAATACTTTGCTAAAAATAATATGTATAGAATTTCTGAAAAGACTCTATTTTTTATAGCAATTATAGGGGGGAGTATAGGCAGTATTATAGGGATGTATCAATTTAGGCATAAGACTAAACATAGGCAATTTACTACTGGATTACCTGCTATACTATTTATTCAAATAATTATACTAATTTACTATAAATAA
- a CDS encoding MalY/PatB family protein — protein sequence MKYNFDEIIDRSNNYAVKYDETKEKFGRDDLIPLWIADMDFKAADPIINALQERAMQGIYGYTSRPIEYFEAIKKWQLEKNNWEVDTSLMSHALGVLPMLANLMHTFLEKGDKVIIQPPVFHEFKNVIEAWDGEVVINQLIEDNGKYFIDFDDLRNKAKQGAKFMIVCNPHNPVGRVWSKEELETIANICIENNITIISDEIYSDIMLWGNKHTPMASISEEIRKHTITCTSSTKTFNLAGLQVATVIFPNVDMKNQYDTILKKIETYRNNAFSIVANTVAFTEGKEWFLEATTYIEENIKYAVDYINNNIPQIKVSIPDSTYLLWLDCRNLNLEGDDLVDFFVNKAQLALNDGRIFGEGGDGYMRINIACPRKILEKALYQLKNAVENYILDKYELISGC from the coding sequence ATGAAATACAACTTTGATGAAATAATAGACCGTTCTAATAATTATGCAGTTAAGTATGACGAAACTAAAGAAAAGTTTGGTAGAGATGATTTAATACCATTATGGATAGCTGACATGGACTTTAAGGCTGCAGATCCTATAATAAATGCACTTCAAGAAAGAGCAATGCAAGGTATCTATGGATATACTTCTAGACCTATTGAATATTTTGAAGCTATAAAAAAATGGCAACTAGAAAAGAATAACTGGGAAGTAGATACATCGCTTATGTCACATGCTTTAGGTGTTTTACCAATGCTTGCAAACTTAATGCATACGTTTTTAGAAAAAGGAGATAAGGTTATAATACAGCCACCAGTATTTCATGAATTTAAAAACGTTATAGAAGCTTGGGATGGTGAAGTCGTTATAAATCAACTTATAGAGGATAACGGTAAATATTTTATAGATTTTGATGATTTAAGAAATAAAGCTAAGCAAGGTGCTAAATTTATGATAGTGTGTAATCCTCATAATCCAGTTGGAAGGGTTTGGTCAAAAGAAGAATTAGAAACTATAGCAAATATTTGTATAGAAAATAACATAACTATTATATCTGATGAAATTTACTCTGATATAATGTTATGGGGAAATAAACATACTCCAATGGCATCTATAAGTGAAGAAATAAGAAAACATACTATAACTTGTACTTCTTCAACTAAAACATTTAACTTAGCTGGACTTCAAGTTGCTACAGTAATATTCCCTAATGTAGATATGAAAAATCAATATGATACTATATTAAAGAAAATAGAAACATATAGAAACAATGCATTTAGTATAGTTGCTAATACAGTTGCTTTTACTGAAGGAAAAGAATGGTTTTTAGAAGCCACTACTTATATAGAAGAAAATATAAAATATGCTGTAGATTATATAAATAATAATATACCTCAAATAAAAGTAAGTATTCCTGATAGTACATACTTACTATGGCTAGATTGTAGAAATTTAAATCTTGAGGGAGATGACTTAGTTGACTTCTTCGTTAATAAAGCTCAACTTGCACTTAATGATGGTCGTATATTTGGAGAAGGTGGAGACGGTTATATGAGAATAAATATAGCTTGTCCTAGAAAAATTTTAGAAAAAGCTCTATATCAATTAAAGAATGCAGTTGAAAACTATATTTTGGATAAATATGAATTAATTTCTGGTTGTTAA
- a CDS encoding IS630 transposase-related protein: MQYIKKVNKTNMSYDIKFKQRVIEYREEGHTFKETCKVFKISETTLIRWINKKKEGKLGEVKIRVRKPKKICPEQLVKYIEQYPDAYLYEIAEEFNCSDVAIFKALKKLNITRKKRQLYTRSNAKKK, encoded by the coding sequence ATGCAATATATCAAAAAAGTTAATAAAACTAATATGAGTTATGATATAAAATTTAAACAACGAGTAATTGAATATAGAGAAGAAGGACACACTTTCAAGGAAACTTGTAAAGTATTTAAAATATCTGAAACAACACTAATAAGATGGATAAACAAAAAAAAGGAAGGGAAATTAGGCGAAGTAAAAATAAGAGTTAGAAAACCAAAAAAGATTTGTCCAGAACAATTAGTTAAATATATAGAACAGTATCCAGATGCATACTTATATGAGATAGCAGAAGAATTCAATTGTAGTGATGTGGCTATATTTAAAGCACTTAAGAAACTAAATATAACACGAAAAAAAAGACAACTTTATACAAGGAGCAATGCAAAGAAAAAATAA